One region of Zingiber officinale cultivar Zhangliang chromosome 7B, Zo_v1.1, whole genome shotgun sequence genomic DNA includes:
- the LOC122004174 gene encoding F-box protein FBW2-like — MAEGSDARAWEELIPDALGLIFRNLPLQEILTVIPRVCKSWSRVVLGPYCWQEIDIDEWSQHCKPEQLDKMLHMLIDRSCGSFRRLSVSGLHTESMFTLIAYHAGSLQRLELPRSEMNDAIVKLVAPRLCNLTYLDVSYCSKIGACAIEAFGSLSFRSRSLRPHHFRFLRQGKSIALSVPVPALISFSLDFDHLLALKSLNYS; from the exons ATGGCTGAAGGGAGTGATGCGAGGGCGTGGGAGGAGCTGATCCCCGATGCCCTGGGCCTCATCTTCCGCAACCTCCCTCTCCAAGAGATCCTCACCGTTATTCCTAGGGTCTGCAAATCGTGGTCGCGGGTAGTGTTGGGCCCCTACTGTTGGCAGGAAATCGACATCGACGAGTGGAGCCAGCACTGCAAGCCAGAGCAACTCGATAAAATGCTTCACATGCTCATAGATCGCAGCTGTGGCTCCTTCCGCAGGCTCAGTGTTTCCGGCCTCCATACCGAGTCCATGTTCACCTTAATTGCATACCA TGCTGGTTCCCTTCAGAGGTTGGAGCTTCCAAGAAGTGAAATGAACGATGCCATTGTCAAACTTGTTGCACCAAGATTGTGCAATTTGACTTACTTGGATGTCAGCTACTGCTCAAAGATAGGTGCTTGTGCGATCGAAGCGTTTGGATCTCTCTCTTTCCGATCCCGATCACTACGCCCTCATCACTTCCGATTCCTTCGTCAAGGTAAAAGCATCGCACTCTCGGTTCCGGTTCCTGCTTTAATCTCTTTTAGTCTTGATTTTGATCATTTACTTGCATTGAAATCATTAAACTATTCGTGA